A stretch of the Argentina anserina chromosome 6, drPotAnse1.1, whole genome shotgun sequence genome encodes the following:
- the LOC126797258 gene encoding uncharacterized protein LOC126797258, whose amino-acid sequence MEKCSSEELSVGLPPITIDSISQMIYRKAMMDEQTSQEPITIFYDGRVYVFDIMELQVRAIILLATREMEGGLTSRFSKEAISLALQSQMLGPPSGSVKKSLRTFLQKRKEV is encoded by the exons ATGGAGAAATGCAGTTCGGAGGAGTTGAGCGTCGGCCTTCCTCCGATTACAATCGACTCTATATCACAGATGATTTACCGGAAAGCTATGAT GGATGAGCAAACAAGTCAAGAACCGATCACCATTTTTTATGATGGGCGGGTTTATGTTTTTGACATCATGGAACTTCAG GTTAGAGCCATAATCTTGCTTGCAACTAGAGAAATGGAAGGAGGGTTGACATCAAGGTTCTCCAAGGAAGCAATATCACTTGCACTGCAATCTCAAATGCTCGGACCTCCGTCCGGATCCGTGAAGAAATCTCTCCGGACATTTCTgcagaaaaggaaagaagtataG
- the LOC126797839 gene encoding 7-deoxyloganetin glucosyltransferase-like, which produces MSYKEVPGRPHIVCVPIPVQSHIKAMLKFAKLLHHRGFHITFVNTEFNHRRFLKSLGPNSLDGLPDFWFETIPDGLPSSDEDTPQDVVELCDSVRTNFLAPFRNLLTKLNDNASSSTKHSNPPVTHIVSDGWMPFTLAAAEENGIPVTLLFTIAACSLMGFAQFPTLVEKGLAPLKDDSCLTNGYLDMAVDWIPGMKYIRLKDLPTNFRVTDPENSAWNFCLEGIKGIPKASAVVVHTFDALEPQILEAFSTMFPVHVYAIGPHQLLLDKIPEHPLKSMGYSLWKEETECLHWLDFKTPNSVIYVNYGSLTFITPQQLVEFAWGLANTKLPFLWVLRPDLVIGESAILPPEFVAETKERGLIASWCPQEQVLNHPSIGGFLTHSGWNSTIESLCAGVPMLCWPFFSDQQTNCWFACNEWDIGMEISNDVKREEVEKLVRELMEGEKGQKMKDNAMKWKKLAEEATALHGSSSTNLDNLVNHVLLRKI; this is translated from the exons ATGAGTTACAAGGAAGTACCTGGTAGGCCTCATATTGTATGTGTTCCAATTCCAGTTCAAAGTCACATTAAGGCAATGCTTAAATTTGCAAAACTCCTCCACCATAGAGGTTTTCATATAACCTTTGTCAACACAGAGTTCAATCACAGGCGATTTCTTAAATCTTTAGGGCCCAACTCTCTGGATGGCTTGCCTGATTTTTGGTTTGAAACTATTCCAGATGGCCTTCCTAGTTCGGATGAAGATACACCCCAAGATGTGGTTGAGCTTTGCGATTCAGTCAGGACAAATTTCTTGGCGCCATTTCGGAACCTCCTCACTAAGCTCAATGACAATGCAAGTAGTTCAACAAAGCATAGTAATCCTCCTGTGACTCACATAGTTTCTGATGGTTGGATGCCATTCACTTTAGCTGCTGCTGAAGAAAATGGCATCCCTGTCACTCtcttgtttactattgctgcGTGTAGCTTGATGGGATTTGCACAATTCCCAACTTTGGTGGAAAAAGGACTTGCACCACTGAAAG ATGATAGCTGTTTGACAAATGGATATTTGGACATGGCAGTAGATTGGATTCCTGGAATGAAATATATTCGTTTGAAGGATCTCCCTACCAATTTCCGAGTCACAGATCCTGAGAACAGTGCCTGGAACTTCTGCTTGGAAGGAATCAAAGGAATTCCGAAAGCTTCTGCAGTTGTTGTTCATACATTTGATGCATTGGAGCCACAAATTTTAGAAGCTTTCTCAACTATGTTTCCAGTACATGTTTATGCCATAGGCCCTCATCAGTTACTCCTTGATAAGATACCAGAACACCCTTTAAAGTCTATGGGATACAGTCTCTGGAAAGAAGAAACCGAGTGTCTCCATTGGCTTGACTTTAAGACACCAAATTCAGTCATTTATGTGAATTACGGAAGTTTAACGTTCATCACACCACAGCAACTTGTGGAGTTTGCTTGGGGACTTGCAAATACCAAGCTTCCCTTTCTTTGGGTACTCAGACCCGATTTGGTTATTGGTGAATCTGCGATTTTGCCACCAGAGTTTGTAGCTGAAACTAAAGAAAGAGGCCTTATAGCAAGTTGGTGTCCACAAGAGCAAGTGCTTAACCACCCATCCATTGGAGGGTTTTTAACACACAGCGGTTGGAATTCAACCATTGAGAGTTTGTGTGCAGGTGTGCCTATGCTGTGTTGGCCATTCTTTTCAGATCAGCAGACAAATTGTTGGTTTGCTTGTAATGAGTGGGATATTGGTATGGAGATCAGTAACGATGTCAAGAGAGAAGAAGTTGAAAAGCTTGTTAGAGAGCTAATGGAAGGAGAGAAGGGtcagaaaatgaaagataatGCCATGAAATGGAAGAAACTTGCAGAAGAAGCAACTGCGCTGCATGGTTCTTCATCCACAAACTTGGACAATTTAGTGAATCATGTGCTACTAAGAAAAATCTAG
- the LOC126797793 gene encoding 7-deoxyloganetin glucosyltransferase-like, whose amino-acid sequence MGSEQVAKKPHVVCVTIPFQSHIKAMLKLAKLLHHRGCHITFVNTEFNHKRFLKSLGPNSLDGLPDFRFETIPDGLLVSDEDASQDVGLLCGSIRKNFLAPFHGLLTKLNDLASTSDISPRVTHIVSDGWNAYVVKAAEKHQIPVTLFFTMSASSIMAYAHFPTLMEKGIAPIKDESYLTNGYLDKVVDWIPGLKGVRLRDLPTNFQVTDPDDSVWNFVLDAMEALPKAEAVLLHTFDALEQDVVDALTSVVHPRFYSMGPLQSLLNHIPKHPLEPIGYSLWKEETECLQWLNSKAPNSVVYINFGSIMVMTSKQLIEFAWGLANTKLPFFWVIRPDLVVDESTMLPPEFVAETKERGLITSWCPQEQVLNNPAVGGFLTHSGWNSIVESVSAGVPIICWPFFSDQQTNTWTACKKWGIGIEIMSSDVKRDEIEKLVIEVMEGEKGKEMRNKAMEWKKLAEEATDPHGSSSKNLANLVSLIQSNLLF is encoded by the exons ATGGGTTCCGAGCAAGTAGCCAAAAAGCCTCATGTTGTTTGTGTTACAATCCCATTTCAAAGCCATATAAAGGCCATGCTCAAGCTAGCAAAACTCCTCCACCACCGAGGTTGCCATATCACTTTTGTCAACACAGAGTTTAACCACAAACGCTTTCTTAAATCTCTCGGACCCAACTCCCTCGATGGCTTGCCTGATTTCCGGTTTGAAACCATTCCCGACGGCCTTCTAGTTTCGGATGAAGATGCGTCGCAAGACGTCGGTCTGCTTTGCGGATCGATAAGGAAGAATTTCCTGGCTCCGTTTCATGGCCTCctcacaaaactcaatgaCTTGGCAAGTACGTCAGACATTTCTCCTAGGGTGACTCACATAGTTTCAGATGGTTGGAATGCCTATGTCGTTAAGGCAGcagaaaaacatcaaataCCCGTCACACTCTTTTTCACTATGAGTGCAAGCAGCATCATGGCCTATGCGCACTTCCCCACTTTGATGGAAAAAGGAATAGCACCGATCAAAG ATGAGAGCTATTTGACAAACGGGTATTTGGACAAGGTCGTAGATTGGATTCCAGGATTGAAAGGTGTCCGGTTAAGGGATCTCCCGACCAACTTTCAAGTCACAGATCCTGATGACAGCGTCTGGAACTTTGTCCTTGATGCAATGGAAGCACTTCCTAAAGCTGAAGCCGTTCTTCTTCATACATTCGATGCGTTGGAACAAGATGTTGTTGATGCTCTCACCTCTGTAGTTCATCCACGTTTTTATTCCATGGGCCCTCTCCAATCACTCCTAAATCACATACCAAAACACCCCTTGGAACCTATTGGATACAGTCTGTGGAAAGAAGAAACTGAGTGCCTCCAGTGGCTCAACTCCAAGGCGCCAAATTCAGTTGTTTATATCAACTTTGGAAGTATAATGGTCATGACATCAAAACAACTTATAGAGTTTGCTTGGGGACTTGCAAATACCAAGCTTCCCTTTTTTTGGGTGATTCGACCCGATTTGGTTGTTGATGAATCAACTATGTTGCCACCGGAGTTTGTGGCAGAAACCAAAGAAAGAGGTCTGATAACAAGTTGGTGCCCGCAAGAGCAAGTGCTGAACAACCCGGCAGTTGGAGGGTTTCTAACACACAGCGGCTGGAATTCAATCGTTGAGAGTGTGAGTGCAGGAGTGCCTATAATCTGTTGGCCATTCTTCTCGGACCAACAAACAAATACTTGGACTGCTTGCAAGAAATGGGGCATTGGCATCGAGATCATGAGTAGTGATGTGAAGAGAGACGAAATAGAGAAGCTTGTTATAGAGGTAATGGAAGGAGAGAAGGGTAAGGAAATGAGAAACAAGGCCATGGAGTGGAAGAAACTCGCAGAAGAAGCTACTGATCCACATGGTTCTTCATCCAAAAACTTGGCCAACTTAGTTTCACTAATCCAATCTAATCTGCTTTTCTAA